Proteins encoded by one window of Aphis gossypii isolate Hap1 chromosome X, ASM2018417v2, whole genome shotgun sequence:
- the LOC126552112 gene encoding uncharacterized protein LOC126552112, with the protein MEADAIADGFKQSLEMHGLKYNKLIGDGDSSVSKRLSEIMPYGPRLLVKKIECRNHLLRNYGTKLAAMTANTKYPILLRKHVKANALRFRFSITKAIEYRNSLQGQSDYEKEVGLRKDISNSFRHILGSHDRCEPYFCKGTIPNEKNMILEAERSGFLTDISQIISRLVVNVDSLLMNVDNNVCEQFNSVINKHLAGK; encoded by the exons ATGGAAGCCGATGCCATTGCCGATGGATTTAAACAAAGTTTGGAAATGCATGGACTCAAATATAACAAACTAATAG GAGATGGAGATTCTAGCGTTTCAAAAAGGCTATCTGAAATCATGCCTTATGGACCTAGACTactcgtaaaaaaaatagaatgtcGTAATCATTTATTGCGAAATTATGGTACAAAATTAGCAGCTATGACAGCAAACACGAAGTATCCAATTTTGTTAAGAAAACATGTAAAAGCCAATGCATTACGttttagattttcaataactaaGGCAATTGAATATCGTAATAGTTTACAAGGTCAATCAGATTACGAAAAAGAAGTTg GATTACGGAAAGATATAAGTAATAGTTTTCGTCACATTTTGGGTAGCCATGATCGATGTGAGCCATATTTTTGCAAGGGCACAAtaccaaatgaaaaaaatatgattttagaaGCTGAAAGATCGGGATTCTTAACTGATATATCTCAAATAATATCTCGTTTAGTCGTCAATGTTGATAGTTTACTTATGAATGTTGACAACAACGTGTGTGAACAATTCAatagtgtaattaataaacatttagcgggtaaatga
- the LOC126552328 gene encoding uncharacterized protein LOC126552328 — MGRHQNYCHSVKLSTPVTTYILIEFLLWFNFFLFNVKMDQLKKRTRQPSKKLSTKKKLSNRVMNFLGIQNKTNPNPEVVESVVKPFFLGDDNQLPCTSRETISQNPELVKSVEAPFFLGADNQLPCTSRETIRLEKYDPEGNANNYWNTEENLHNLTVDESILSNQEIKQCDVDESSGRRIVDMHYVFSQIKNSVHRGSFGCTFLNMTFISEKKHGFRSSFKFKCDVCNIVMFIDSEKLKPEAYLPVNYSAVNGSIAAGIGFTQLSELCAIIDIPCMSSTTFLKIQEFICKRIHEVAEEQMKIAGEEERRLAIKAGTLDVDGTPMCTVVADGQWSKRSYKTKYDALSGVATIIGYRSKKICLWELETVIV; from the exons ATGGGAAgacatcaaaattattgtcattCTGTAAAACTGTCCACACCAGTAACAACTTACAttctaattgaatttttattgtggtttaatttttttttatttaacgttaAAATGGATCAACTTAAAAAACGTACTCGTCAACCATCGAAAAAGTTATCAACTAAAAAGAAATTGAGTAATCGAGTGATGAATTTTCTAGGAATTCAAAACAAAACcaa tccCAATCCAGAGGTCGTAGAATCTGTTGTGAAACCTTTTTTCTTGGGTGATGACAATCAACTACCATGCACATCAAGGGAAACAATTAG tcaaaATCCAGAGCTCGTAAAATCTGTTGAGGCACCTTTTTTCTTAGGTGCTGACAATCAACTACCATGCACATCAAGGGAAAcaattagg ttagaaaaatatgatcCGGAGGGtaatgcaaataattattggaaTACTGAAGAAAATTTACATAACTTAACAGTGGACGAATCTATACTTAGTAATCAAGAAATTaa GCAATGTGATGTTGATGAAAGTTCGGGAAGACGAATAGTGGATATGCATTACGTTTttagtcaaattaaaaacagtgtTCATAGAGGGTCATTtggttgtacatttttaaatatgacgtTTATTTCTGAGAAAAAACACGGGTTTAGATCatcatttaagtttaaatgtgatgtttgtaatattgttatgtttatcGACTCAGAAAAGTTGAAACCTGAAGCTTATTTGCCAGTAAATTATTCCGCCGTTAATGGATCAATAGCAGCTGGAATTGGATTTACACAGTTGTCCGAATTGTGTGCGATAATCGATATACCTTGTATGTCTTCAACTACTTTTCTGAAAATTCAAGAGTTTATTTGCAAAAGAATTCACGAAGTTGCAGAGGAACAAATGAAAATTGCTGGTGAAGAAGAACGTCGTTTAGCAATAAAAGCTGGTACATTAGATGTTGATGGAACCCCTATGTGCACTGTAGTTGCGGATGGACAGTGGTCAAAGCGCAGTTACAAGACTAAATATGATGCATTATCTGGagtg GCAACAATAATAGGTTATAGatcgaaaaaaatttgtttgtggGAATTAGAAAccgttattgtataa